The Dermacentor silvarum isolate Dsil-2018 chromosome 11, BIME_Dsil_1.4, whole genome shotgun sequence region atctggataagatatTCGCAAGTAGCcaacccgagcgcgccgctgttatactcgcggacaactttctgtggcaatgaaaggaaagctacgggcgcgtggctgctgcacatgtgttaccgcgccaagtagtccggcagcgttcgacagtgcttttggttgctcggaacagacgctgaatcgacgcaggtTCCACGTgtgacggtttcgcgtttgctcggacgcggaagggaaaagccgcaaaataagcaaacttttacactcagttgtgtgttctgtcttatttacctgttgctaatacggtgtttgttttctcttccccagcctaaacaaaCCTGTATTTAAGCGAGGGActcttcagaagcgctctcacttgtgtgcgctttgcctccgtagctttcccttcattgccacagaaagttggcCGCGAGTAtagtatggtagaaatgctggcaaaagaggtttgtgtttgagtttcctcgtaacagcattgtttctcgtacattcaaataactttttctcgtacattcaaataactgtccgacgccaccatgtctatagggtgtggttaagtcgtactttaccatttttctgacagatttcactgtgagaaattcaatttttgttcgctaacaccttgcaccacgcggagggcctgcgcggtcggggtggttcgggatgattttctccgccacggacgccgacatccgcGCCGataccgacgccggattttctgcgacacggcgcccttaacgctattgcacTAATACTAAAGGCTACAGGCAAGAACGCTGAACCCTTGGCGGAGGACGTGCAGAAACTGCCCTAGAAGATTAGAAACACCATAAGCATCAAACCTCTACCAAAGAACATACGTCCTTCCTACCACGAGGGCACGAGAATAGCTAGAGCCAAGACGCTAGCACATAAATACGGGGAAGGCAGGATGTGGGGTATGTTGATGCGGCGGAATAACCCGGCAATATCAACGGCTTCGCGATATCGGTCTCCACGGCAAACGGAGAACCAATGTCAATAGCTACAATGAGAGTCAAACACTCCGACGTTgcggaggaagcggccatagcactagctTTAACTAACCCCAAAATTGCAACAGTTGTAAGTAATTCCAAAACAACCATTAATAATTACTCGAGAGGAAGAATCTCAAGCACCTCTAAATCCTCCAACACTACCCTGAAAACAGGGGGGACGCAGAATTGATATGGGTACCGGCTCCCTCTGGCAACCCTGGGAACGAGGCAGTTCACAATACGGCTCAAGAATCTCTCGGCCGAGCCGTGAGCAATGACTCGAGCTCGGAACGCACAGAGGAAGGTCTGATCAGTTACCAGGAAATCACCCAATACTTTAAATTAGCTAGACAAACGCTACCGCCACCTCACAAAAGTCTTACGAAAAGCTCAAGAGTTTAAATGGAGACAACTCCAAACCAATACTCTTCCAAACCCGGTCAGAATGCACCACATCAACCCAGACGGACGAATTCAAACACGATTGCTCAAAATGTGGCCAGAGCGCCACGATGGAACACATATTTTGGAACTGCCCCGCAGACCTACCacccgaagaactccagaagcttgtataggctcgcaaaagtgggagaccctgctctgatccggaagtacaagtccgggtcacagcgcgagcccaagaTGTCGCCTTCAGCACAGACTGAGGGCCATCTGGTGGGGTTGCAGGacccatcactcccagtaccgagAATAAGGTTTTATGACTGACTGGCGTCGCTTACGCGACCATGAGAGCAAACTTTTAGCTTGAGGCCAACTTCGATTTCCCTATTCAGATGCATGTAATATGCAGAAATGCTCTAATTCAACAAAGTCCAATGTTCGAGGAAAACACGTCAGGCGAGAGTGGTCAAAACAAAACGAGACTTCGGGCTGCTGCGGGTCTCTTGTTAACAATAGCAAGAgagaaatttctgtgctcggacatctcgtcgattcttctggtgtacGCCCTGATCAAGACAAAATATGGGACAAAAGGAGAAACTTCACGCTGAAGTAAGAAGACGACAGATGCGCTTGTTAACAATTCTTAGTTTGTGAACAAGGGTCCCCCTATAGATAGTATTCATGCGACGTCCGCAGCCATATCTCAGCACGCTGCTACCctaagatggcgactacgatgacgtcagtgcaacgtattatcacgcgccaactgttttgctttttcacggcgattgtttttcgccggtttatcattgttatcgctctgacattcgacgcaagacgcgctttttgttgctgtttcaccAGTTCATCAGTTATCGCTCTGAcattcgacgcaagacgcgctttttgttgctgtcacgctccttgcttacgccccttgtcgacctgctggtaccccaatatggcgtccgcgatgacgtccgtgcaacctatgtatagCGGTCCCTAACCGTCAGTTATCGTTCAGCGATttaagcgaaaagtgcatacatacTTTAGTATCATGCATACAACATATAGCACAGCATTCGCTTCAATAAATAGCACGGGGaaaaaacaagcatccgaaccctATCATTGATAAGGCGCTTCTGATAACAATTCCTGTtacgcaagctgccgcggcgacgacACGCgcggggagtgacgtcactagcccttcatatataaaagaaccagcctagcaactaaTTTCaatgttgcagcaccgctatgggtaggcaacgcatagttaggactcccgaggagaAGCGTGAATGcgaggagcggcaaagggaaaagaaacggcaatacgaccagcggcaGCGTGCTGACAAAATTACCATTACCACCATTACTCAAGCAATAAAACATTggatacccccctcagcagttgtagtggtggttttcaacagcagGACCGGTACGGCGAgtcaatttatttttctttcaagcCTAGGCGAGTGCTCGTTTTACTTGGACCATCTAATTCGACAAGAGCGATTTCAACAGAATTTTTGTTTGTTCAAGAAAGGTGTACCATAATTACTTCAATACATGCCGGACAAGAATATAGATCGACCTTGTGGGGTCTCCAGAGgtactcttgggacaaaggaacgacaacacagtagtgcaaataATCAAAACGTcattattgcacctttcatacactggcacgctagccgaattactgcCCATAGAACATTCAGATGTGCGCGCGACAAGTCGAGGAAGACCGACTCGCCGCGACCGGGTAGCGAGCGAATATGCTCGCCCGCATGCTAGACACCGTCGCCTagcacgcgaacggtggcgcgttcgaacgatccgtgttcgtacATTCGGGTGTCatgctcctaagccttctcgggacGGTCCCGCGAAGTGGGTCGGTGGCCGCCGACCCCACGTCGAAGAGCACGACCCTGCTCCATCGTGCGCCCGAGTAACCCCGccattaggtggcgttagcagcgcaacacccgcgccatctctcgtaacaTCTACGccgaccgccgccggcgcttagctacgcggggaagccggattacaggagacacgagagccatgcggggaaaacatcaggggacgcgtgagagtcgcgcaccCCCCGCCCCCCCAACCTCTATATATTGAACTCGCCTAGAAATAAACATAATTCGATTATAGGTCGACCGATATCTTTTGAGCAGAACGAAACGCTCTTGAACATAACACATCTTTATTTACCGTAAGCTCGGCTACTAAATCTGGCTGGCCGTTGTCACAAGCTGCGTCCTCGTCGGAACGGCCAGAGAAGTTGTGCCTCGTGGGGTGCTTAGCAGGCGTGCTCGGCCCCCTATTAACGACGTCGTCGTCGATGCCGTCGAGTGCGTCGGCTATGCAGCATTTCTTAAAGCCACTCAGGATAACCTCCAGACTGGCTTTACGAcgtgctaaataaaaaaaaaaacttcgttagCTCGGTGCTATTTGTAGCTTGTTCACGAACATAGATCGACATTCTGCTGGTCACGAATATGGGTCGATAGCTGATTTCGTGTAGCATTttcgaaaaaaaagggggggtcaCCCTACATTCGAATGAATAAGAGCGGTTATAATGTAGAAAATTTCACCGTTTTAGATGTCTCAATAGTTGTACATAatttacagagttgtaaactttatCCTTGAGGTTCTTTTTAAATTTCACTTGTTGACAGTATTTGCAGAAGACTGGTGGCTTAAACAAAGCTTtctgcattctttctttctttcaagtgCACAAAACCTCATCAAACTTGGTGCACCATGGATACCGAGTAAATCAATATCTCCGTTTCCGTGTATTCAGGTGGCAGCTCTCCAGCCAGAGCTCCCCTGAAACGGAGAGTAAATAGCTAGAGTAACTTAGTTTGCACTACTAAAGCATACATTGCAATAAAAAGGGGGGACTCTTTCATCTCACTGGAAAAGGATTATTACTCGAGAAAATGAAGCCCAGATTTCCCTTGCCGTGATTGCTTCGCGCCGAATCATCCGCGCTACCGCGCGAAGGATTCAATCTCCCACCAAGGTGGGACATTGTGACGGCATAGTTTCAAAGTACTTTCTCGTATTTGGAGAGTGTTAAATCTGAAAAAGCTTTCAAAACCTTCTAGGTTGAGATCGTGGTTGTTTTAGAATAGGATTCGCTTGTTTACCGATAAACGAATAACCTAAAGCCAAGTAGACGCGCAATTAAACTAAATCCTCGCGTTTTACGTCGCAAAACCATGAATctcattaggaggcacgccgtattgagAAACTCCGGGTTAATTTAACAATtgcggttctttaatgtgcacccaatggacggcctacaagagcgttttttttttattccgaccCCCATCGcaattgcggccgccgcgacgGGTATCGAACCCGCGACGTCATGCTCCGAAACTAAACGCAAAAGCCACTCAGGCTAACACAGCGGGTGGATTCAAAATTAATGACATCACGTGACTATAGTTGACGAAGTTCAGGGCGGCATTGCTATCAGTCTTATTTTAGCGTCTTGTCAGGCACATAGAGCattctgtcacggtgtaattgaTTCTTTTGTTACTGCGGAAGCTTAATCGACACTTAAGAAAATAGGCAAAGTCTATCTGAAAGGAATTTCTCCTGGCAAtcacctcctattggctctcggaaggttaggttaggttagggcaCACCTGCAGGCAGTTTTTCCCGGCACTTTGTCACGGGAATTCCGAGCaccaataggaggtgagtgccgAGAAAAATTCGTTTCAGAAATTCTCCCTGATGCCAGGAAGAATAGActctggcaaaaaaaaataataagttgAGCTTTGTTAGTAAATTTTTCTACAACACCAGAAAAAACACTCTCACCCTTAGAGGAGGCTTGAGAAGAGgcgtaaaaaagtcgcagtttcgcccgaaaggcgaagcatcgattgcaaattagtagaaagctattcCAAGCAAGGATaatagtttaatgggccgtataaagttgtaaacattcgcttactaaccaaatagacaagcacggtgtcacgcgcgcacaggtaaacaagaacacatctcgctcgCCGACCGCGGAAgatcgctgtgaaaacgctggagtgagaaagcgcgccagcagcagcgggcaaattgaccttcgcgctgtctctcgtctcgcttcaacgcgaactaaacgccgaaagcacagcgcctacGAAGCTGCCGGCACACGCAGATCCCTTTGAcgatgaggcccgtgcgggcgcgcactttgcccacatagcagatcgctttcaagatacggcgcccgcactgtgagcagcagccggcggagcagaacgcacccgttccccttccctccctctccgtcgcctcgcccccgtgccgcgcgcgcgaaagaccgcgcgcttctaaagtccctatataagaaaattaccgccatctactctttcctccgccgcctcctctcctaaagcgctgcttttttctttactttttgcttgcgaaagccaagtcgacggtggcgcacctagaaagtccacgttgaagctttcaggccgggcgcagccgccggcaactgcggctgcgcagagggctttcaacatggctctgaggcagaaaaaaagaaaatataaagaaatgacaagcacgcgctatcatcgtccaatcggagatacaggagagagagaagcggcgtttatcaaaaaatggcggtacttttcttatatagggattttacgcgcttccggcctgccttcttccctcgcgtgcgctacttTGAGCCGCGATTGATGGCTCACCCTCGTACAGTGGAGTGCAaatttagagaccacgggagcagCGACTGAACTAAGATTTTAGACTGATCTtgttgcggtgtggcacattttattatcttgtaacgcagcaatttaaaacaatgttattaaaaattactccggACTcatctttcaatatcactttatgtatcttctaagcattgctaacgaggctacacacttcgccgccgcgaagtgagttcgccgaacacactcgtcggcgagtgcactctgcagtgagtgtcactaagcgttcccgtgtggcagcctgcgaatgacacttgccgcgaagtgcactcgctcaaagtgcactttactttgcccgtgtggcacgggtattagactgaactgcatcgctgcgccttcttACGGCTGCGCGCTTAAGTTCGAGAGcacgtactgcgcacgcgcatccttttttacctgccagcctgctcgtttgGTCGCTTCAACCGTGCACGCACCGGAACGTGGGCGAGATCGCAAGGTGcaacttctgcagtcgccgtggaatAGCCCGAGTAATGATAGTCATATTGTACGTGGCGAAAACACTTAATTTGTACTGGGAGCGCGCCACcctctgcgccttgcttctaGACGTTCCGCGGCGCGGAACAAATGCTTTGCGGCACTTTTTCTGAAATATAATCATGTGATAAGGTcaggaagcagcgatgtcttttgcgctctacgattccacggcgactgcagaagtggcaccttgctcTGTCtcccgcgttccggtgcgcgcgcggttgaagcgaccgaACAAGCAGTGTGGCAGAtaaaaaaggacgcgcgtgcgcagtacgtgctctcgaacttaggcgcgcagtCGTCAGAACGCGCAGCGATGAGTAGTTCGGTCGctgctcccgtggtctctaaaattttgcactccacctgtacgagggtgagccatcaatcgcggctcaatgtagcacacgcgagggaggaaggcaggccggaagcgcgcggtctttcgcgcgcagaaaatctagggactttacgcttgcagtcacggaaggacgcgcatgatGGCGCATGCGCgtaagcgtcggtctcgacaccaggggtgcgccgctacaAGGAAAggacgcgctcgcgccccccgcaatattttgtggccgagtgtagtTTCGGCGTATTCACTGGCGTCAGCACGCTGCAGTTGAACAAAACATGCGGACGATCTTCGTGAAAAGCGCGACGCGGCCGTCGGTAAAGCGTAAACTGTAATGTCGTGTATCAAAATTCTCCACTTGAGATGATGTAACAGATGCACTACACAGAACTGAGATATCTTTTCAGGTGCACGTTTGCGCATTATCATCATTTATCTTACCCTTAAGGGCCCGTTACAGGGCACTGCATAATGAGGGGACAAAATAGGCATGTCATAAAACGAATCCAATAACCTACAGAACAACAGCCATTTTCCAGGCAAGTATGTTACGGAACTGTTAGAATTTCTGCGTGCAACTTAAGTATTACAATTATTTTTGACACGTACATTGAATAATGAAACTGATATTGTATCGATTAATGATTAGAATTTTCGTAAGGCATTAGCTAATATTGCATAATATCAAGCATTTATGGGTATACGCACGCACTGCAGGCCTTTTACCTCGGCGGCCGATGGCTTCGTAAACAGCGGGTTGTCATCGCCAGATGAAGAGCGCTCGAAACCGGCCACACTCGTTCCGAAGTCGCAGGTGAGTACCCGTCGTTCCTCGACCAAGTCCAAGACCTCGCGCAAGTCCGGCAAGAGCGAGGACGCCAAGTCGGACGCCGCGGCGTCCCCACCGGCGGGCTGGACCATCGGTCAGGCTCCCGCTGACGACGTCGTCGTCGCACCAGCCCCGGC contains the following coding sequences:
- the LOC125941350 gene encoding uncharacterized protein LOC125941350 yields the protein MVQPAGGDAAASDLASSLLPDLREVLDLVEERRVLTCDFGTSVAGFERSSSGDDNPLFTKPSAAEAFVVPLASIVEPETYDADILHAESVIVERVWLTRCPKLVVHVS